A window of the Rhizobium viscosum genome harbors these coding sequences:
- a CDS encoding ABC transporter substrate-binding protein: protein MRIGVHPNNLHLRLASLWPGAFAGLDPVFVPYGEGRDTASLLESGAIHIGGTGSTPPIEADARGLHVEYVAASAPRPANGAIFVRAGSDIGSVADLAGRRISLIDGSFHTYLLARSLEGEGLALGDVERIEIGTQDSLTELLEGRVDAWVAMSPRLEKAIGRDDLRLLVRCGAAIPNRSLFWSLARVGLSPAEIAAIASELARIGGEIATDQVRAAHLLAEHDRSGTDAEAWERVVRSRDFSVVPIDAAVLAEQQEEADTLFRHGHFDRAVAISRLLEATK from the coding sequence ATGAGAATCGGTGTCCATCCCAACAATCTCCACTTGAGGCTCGCCAGCCTATGGCCGGGTGCTTTCGCCGGGCTCGACCCGGTCTTCGTTCCCTATGGTGAAGGCCGGGACACTGCCTCGTTGCTGGAAAGCGGCGCGATCCATATCGGTGGAACCGGCTCGACGCCGCCGATCGAGGCAGATGCCCGTGGCCTTCATGTTGAATACGTCGCCGCATCGGCGCCGCGGCCGGCCAATGGCGCGATCTTTGTACGTGCCGGCAGCGATATCGGTTCGGTGGCCGATCTCGCCGGACGCAGGATTTCCCTGATCGATGGTTCGTTTCACACCTATCTGCTCGCCCGCAGTCTGGAGGGCGAGGGCCTTGCACTTGGAGATGTCGAGCGCATCGAAATCGGCACGCAGGATTCCCTGACGGAACTGCTGGAGGGAAGGGTCGATGCGTGGGTTGCGATGTCGCCGCGGCTGGAGAAGGCGATCGGCCGCGACGATCTCCGTCTCCTCGTTCGTTGTGGTGCCGCCATTCCCAACCGGTCGCTGTTCTGGAGCCTCGCGCGCGTCGGGCTCTCTCCCGCCGAGATCGCAGCTATCGCCTCGGAGCTTGCCCGGATTGGTGGCGAGATTGCCACCGATCAGGTCAGAGCAGCCCACCTTCTGGCAGAGCACGACCGCAGCGGTACCGACGCTGAGGCCTGGGAGAGGGTGGTGCGCTCGCGCGACTTCTCGGTAGTGCCGATCGATGCGGCAGTGCTGGCCGAGCAGCAGGAGGAAGCCGACACGCTCTTTCGCCACGGCCATTTTGATCGCGCGGTTGCCATTAGCAGGCTGTTGGAAGCAACGAAATGA
- a CDS encoding TRAP transporter substrate-binding protein: protein MDNLNRRNFLKTAALAGTALAAPALVRTAAARTTTITIASLLGDDKPETKIWVKISELVEAKLPGQFKFNIVKSGALGGEKEVAEGVRLGSIHAGLSTVSSLSGWAPELQILDLPFLFRDADHVRRTVSGDVGADLKGKLQAQNFVVGDFINYGARHLLTKEPVTRPEQLKGKRIRVIQSPLHTKLWSAFGTTPIGIPITETYNALATGVADAMDLTKSAYAGFKLYEVVPYMTETGHIWASGIIYYSSTFWGGLNDEQKAVFQQASTEGAAYFNQLIVDDEAASVEISLKNGGKLLKPEALEEWQKGAQGVWDDFAPVVGGLDRIKAIQSA from the coding sequence ATGGACAATCTCAACCGACGCAATTTCCTGAAGACCGCCGCGCTTGCCGGTACAGCCCTTGCCGCTCCGGCCCTCGTCCGCACGGCGGCTGCCCGCACGACGACGATCACGATTGCCTCGCTGCTCGGCGACGATAAGCCGGAGACGAAAATCTGGGTGAAGATCAGCGAGCTGGTCGAAGCCAAGCTGCCGGGTCAGTTCAAGTTCAACATCGTCAAGAGCGGTGCGCTCGGCGGCGAAAAGGAAGTGGCGGAAGGCGTTCGCCTCGGCTCGATCCATGCCGGCCTTTCAACGGTTTCCTCGCTGTCCGGCTGGGCGCCGGAGTTGCAGATACTCGACCTTCCCTTCCTGTTCCGCGATGCCGACCATGTCCGCCGTACCGTCAGCGGGGATGTCGGGGCCGATCTGAAGGGCAAGCTGCAGGCGCAGAATTTTGTCGTCGGCGATTTCATCAATTACGGTGCCCGTCATCTGCTCACCAAGGAGCCGGTGACGCGTCCGGAACAGCTGAAGGGCAAGCGCATCCGGGTCATCCAGAGCCCGCTGCACACCAAGCTCTGGAGCGCCTTCGGCACGACGCCGATCGGCATCCCGATCACCGAGACCTATAATGCGCTGGCAACCGGTGTTGCCGACGCCATGGACCTCACCAAATCGGCCTATGCCGGTTTCAAACTCTATGAAGTGGTGCCCTACATGACCGAGACCGGCCACATCTGGGCTTCAGGCATAATCTATTACTCCTCGACCTTCTGGGGTGGCCTGAATGACGAGCAGAAGGCTGTCTTCCAGCAAGCCTCCACAGAAGGTGCAGCCTATTTCAATCAACTGATTGTCGATGACGAGGCGGCCTCGGTGGAAATCTCGCTGAAGAACGGAGGCAAGCTGCTGAAGCCGGAAGCTCTGGAGGAATGGCAGAAGGGCGCGCAGGGCGTCTGGGACGATTTCGCCCCGGTCGTTGGCGGGCTCGACCGCATCAAGGCTATCCAATCGGCCTGA
- a CDS encoding SpoVR family protein — MKTSTRHKEKLLFEGADWDFPTLQRIHDACEDIALGELGLDVYPNQIEVITSEQMLDAYSSTGMPLFYRHWSFGKHFAHHEAFYRRGMRDLAYEIVINSSPCISYLMEENTATMQTLVIAHAAFGHNHFFKNNYLFKLWTDAEGILDYLDFAKSYISRCEERYGEVAVERTLDAAHALMSHGVHRYAGKTQVDLRQEEKRLQERRAHEEKIFNDLWRTVPVGLKRNKSDRDLEHRRAALGLPQDNILYFLEKSAPRLHPWQREILRIVRHVAQYFHPQRQTKVMNEGTATYVHYNIMQRLHERGQLSDGNHFEFLKSHTNVVFQPMYDDRRFSGFNPYALGFAMMQDIERIVTEPTGEDRDWFPDIAGRGDPMAVLRDIWANYRDESFVSQFLSPSLMRRWRMFQLHDDPEVQEGILVSAIHDERGYRRIRRQLSRDYDIGHTDPAIEIVDVDLAGDRRLLLQHRATNDEFLEEEDLKLVLQHLADLWSYDVLLEELDSKESVVRKHVAHPRTSSRQSEFA, encoded by the coding sequence ATGAAGACCAGCACGCGGCACAAGGAAAAGCTTCTGTTTGAAGGGGCTGACTGGGATTTTCCGACCCTGCAGCGCATTCATGATGCCTGTGAAGACATTGCGCTTGGGGAACTGGGGCTTGATGTCTATCCGAACCAGATCGAGGTCATCACATCGGAACAGATGCTCGATGCCTATTCCTCGACAGGCATGCCACTCTTCTATCGCCACTGGTCCTTCGGCAAGCATTTTGCTCATCACGAGGCCTTTTATCGCCGTGGCATGCGCGACCTCGCTTATGAGATCGTCATCAACAGTTCGCCCTGCATCTCCTATCTCATGGAGGAGAACACGGCGACCATGCAGACGCTGGTCATTGCGCACGCTGCCTTCGGCCATAACCATTTCTTCAAGAACAACTATCTGTTCAAGCTCTGGACAGATGCCGAGGGCATTCTCGATTATCTCGACTTCGCCAAGAGCTACATCTCCCGTTGCGAAGAACGATATGGCGAAGTGGCTGTCGAGCGCACGCTCGATGCCGCACATGCATTGATGTCGCATGGCGTGCACCGATACGCAGGCAAAACTCAGGTAGACCTCCGGCAGGAAGAAAAGCGGCTGCAGGAGCGCCGTGCGCACGAGGAGAAGATCTTCAACGATCTCTGGCGCACCGTGCCCGTCGGCCTCAAGCGCAACAAGTCCGATCGCGATCTCGAGCACCGGCGCGCCGCACTTGGCTTGCCGCAGGACAATATCCTTTACTTCCTCGAAAAATCCGCGCCCCGGCTGCATCCCTGGCAGCGCGAGATCTTGCGCATCGTGCGCCACGTTGCCCAGTATTTCCATCCCCAGCGCCAGACCAAGGTGATGAATGAGGGAACCGCCACCTACGTCCACTACAACATCATGCAGCGCCTGCACGAGCGCGGGCAGCTCAGCGACGGCAACCATTTCGAGTTTCTGAAATCGCACACCAATGTCGTGTTCCAGCCGATGTACGATGATCGGCGTTTCTCGGGCTTCAATCCCTATGCGTTGGGCTTTGCGATGATGCAGGATATCGAGCGCATCGTGACGGAGCCGACTGGCGAAGACCGCGATTGGTTTCCGGACATCGCCGGACGGGGCGATCCGATGGCAGTCCTGCGTGATATCTGGGCCAACTACCGCGACGAGAGTTTCGTCAGCCAGTTCCTGAGTCCAAGCCTCATGCGCCGGTGGCGCATGTTCCAGCTCCACGACGATCCGGAGGTTCAGGAGGGTATCCTGGTTTCCGCGATCCATGACGAGCGCGGTTATCGGCGTATCCGCCGGCAACTCTCCCGCGATTACGATATCGGTCATACCGACCCGGCCATTGAGATCGTCGACGTCGATCTCGCAGGTGACCGCAGATTGCTGTTGCAGCACCGAGCCACCAATGACGAGTTCTTGGAAGAGGAGGATCTGAAGCTCGTTCTGCAGCACCTTGCCGATCTCTGGAGCTATGACGTTCTGCTGGAAGAACTCGACAGCAAGGAGAGTGTCGTCCGGAAGCACGTCGCCCATCCGCGGACCTCTTCGCGACAAAGCGAATTCGCCTGA
- a CDS encoding YeaH/YhbH family protein has protein sequence MHIIDRRLNPRGKSLENRQRFLRRAKDAVEQAVKRSLQNRSIRDVLDGGEVTLPIGGMAEPGLHRGGGGIQDRILPGNQKFVEGDFIKRPPASGGGRSSEAGEGDGEDGFRFVLTREEFLNIFLEDLELPDLAKRRLSETEEVTPQRAGFSVSGSPSNIAVGRTTRLAMMRRLALHRPKVEEIEALQKQIDECDNAEERLVLEDRLRTLTLKSKRIPYIDPLDVRYRRFENTPKPVVKAVMFCLMDVSGSMSEHMKDLAKRFYLLLYLFLSQRYEKVEIVFIRHTEKAEEVDEETFFYSPATGGTLVSSALAVMRSIVAARFDPTEWNIYAAQASDGDNSYSDGALTGQLLQQEILPACQYFAYIEVGEEDGDSSMSRSPLWTLYQEIRSAALPLAMRKVCRRNEIFPVFHDLFQKKAAKAGATP, from the coding sequence ATGCACATCATTGACCGGCGGCTCAATCCGCGCGGTAAAAGTTTAGAAAATAGACAACGGTTTTTACGGCGTGCCAAGGACGCCGTAGAACAAGCGGTTAAACGATCTTTGCAAAACCGCTCCATCCGCGATGTGCTTGATGGCGGTGAGGTCACTCTTCCGATCGGCGGCATGGCCGAACCGGGCCTTCACCGGGGCGGAGGGGGAATTCAGGATCGTATCCTTCCCGGTAATCAGAAATTCGTCGAAGGTGATTTCATAAAGCGTCCGCCGGCATCGGGCGGCGGCCGATCGTCCGAGGCGGGGGAGGGCGACGGCGAAGACGGCTTCCGCTTCGTCCTGACCCGGGAGGAGTTCCTCAACATCTTCCTCGAGGATCTGGAATTGCCTGATCTCGCCAAGCGGCGACTGAGCGAGACCGAGGAGGTGACGCCACAAAGGGCCGGTTTTTCTGTCTCCGGCTCCCCCTCCAACATCGCTGTCGGGCGCACGACACGCCTTGCCATGATGCGGCGCCTGGCGCTCCATCGCCCGAAGGTGGAGGAAATAGAGGCGCTCCAGAAGCAGATCGACGAATGTGACAATGCGGAAGAGCGCCTTGTTCTTGAAGATAGGCTGAGGACGCTGACGCTCAAGAGCAAGCGCATCCCCTATATCGACCCGCTCGACGTCCGCTACCGGCGCTTTGAAAACACACCGAAGCCTGTCGTCAAGGCGGTGATGTTCTGCCTCATGGACGTGTCCGGTTCCATGAGTGAGCATATGAAGGATCTCGCCAAGCGATTCTACCTGCTCCTCTATCTCTTCCTGTCGCAGCGTTACGAGAAGGTGGAGATCGTCTTCATCCGCCATACGGAAAAGGCGGAGGAAGTCGATGAGGAGACTTTCTTCTATAGCCCGGCGACAGGCGGCACGCTGGTTTCCAGTGCGTTGGCAGTGATGCGCTCGATCGTTGCCGCGCGCTTCGATCCGACGGAATGGAACATCTATGCGGCGCAGGCCTCCGATGGCGACAATTCCTATTCCGACGGCGCTCTGACCGGCCAGCTGCTGCAGCAGGAAATCCTGCCCGCCTGCCAATACTTCGCCTATATCGAAGTCGGTGAGGAAGACGGGGATTCCTCAATGTCGAGGTCGCCGCTCTGGACTCTCTATCAGGAGATCCGCTCCGCAGCACTGCCTCTTGCCATGCGCAAGGTCTGCCGCAGGAACGAGATATTCCCTGTTTTCCATGACCTGTTTCAGAAGAAAGCCGCCAAGGCAGGGGCCACGCCATGA
- a CDS encoding cupin domain-containing protein, whose amino-acid sequence MPETTRELLTSDGWKTLEFGPFRDEVTIHWIRPFEGDQPGVALLKYEAGASVPHHRHEGLETILVLDGVQSDEAGDYGRGSYIVNAPGTEHSVWSDTGCVVLIQWDRPVKILDDEAA is encoded by the coding sequence ATGCCTGAAACGACCCGCGAACTCCTGACTTCAGATGGCTGGAAGACACTTGAATTCGGCCCCTTCCGCGATGAAGTGACCATCCACTGGATTCGCCCCTTCGAAGGCGATCAGCCGGGCGTGGCGCTTCTGAAATACGAAGCAGGCGCATCCGTTCCCCATCATCGGCACGAGGGGCTCGAAACCATTCTCGTCCTCGATGGCGTGCAATCCGACGAGGCGGGCGATTACGGTCGCGGCAGCTATATCGTCAATGCACCCGGTACCGAACATTCGGTCTGGAGCGATACCGGTTGTGTCGTGCTGATCCAGTGGGACCGGCCGGTGAAAATATTGGACGACGAAGCAGCGTGA
- a CDS encoding cysteine hydrolase family protein — MAEIKAEPFAFPVKHDQLALIVIDMQRDFAEPGGFGASLGNDVSRITRIVPDVKRLIQGFRNAGLPVIHTMECHRPDLSDLPPAKRDRGNPTLRIGDEGPMGRILISGEPGTAILPALAPVKGEVVIEKPGKGAFYATEFGEVLQRKGIRQLVFAGVTTEVCVQTTMREANDRGYECLLAEEATESYFPEFKAAAIAMIRAQGAIVGWTAHVDDILESIAHA, encoded by the coding sequence ATGGCGGAGATCAAGGCAGAACCCTTCGCCTTTCCGGTGAAGCACGACCAGCTTGCCCTCATCGTCATTGACATGCAGCGCGATTTCGCCGAGCCAGGCGGCTTCGGCGCCAGCCTCGGCAATGATGTCAGCCGGATCACCAGGATCGTGCCCGATGTCAAACGTCTCATTCAGGGCTTCCGCAATGCCGGCCTGCCGGTCATCCATACGATGGAATGCCATCGGCCCGACCTCTCGGACCTGCCGCCGGCAAAAAGGGACCGTGGCAACCCGACGCTCAGGATCGGCGATGAAGGCCCCATGGGCCGGATTCTGATTTCCGGGGAGCCCGGCACGGCGATCCTGCCGGCGCTTGCGCCAGTGAAGGGCGAAGTGGTTATAGAAAAGCCTGGCAAGGGCGCCTTTTACGCCACCGAATTCGGTGAAGTACTGCAACGCAAGGGTATCAGGCAGCTCGTCTTTGCCGGCGTGACGACCGAGGTCTGTGTGCAGACGACTATGCGCGAGGCGAACGACCGCGGTTACGAATGCCTGCTCGCCGAGGAGGCAACGGAAAGCTACTTCCCCGAATTCAAGGCCGCAGCCATCGCCATGATCCGCGCCCAAGGCGCGATCGTCGGCTGGACAGCCCATGTCGACGATATCCTGGAGAGCATCGCCCATGCCTGA
- a CDS encoding ArsR/SmtB family transcription factor — protein sequence MTKPVSSRVCRSIGEASELLKLIANANRLAIVCYLMETEASVSVLEEELGIRQPTLSQQLAELRAAGIIGGRRDGKAIVYRVSDQRVETIVYTLRDMFSGLDDVTGRFGMAKLPVDEVMFD from the coding sequence ATGACCAAGCCCGTGTCATCGAGGGTCTGTCGCAGCATAGGAGAGGCGAGCGAACTTCTGAAGCTGATCGCCAACGCGAACCGGCTGGCGATCGTCTGTTATCTGATGGAAACCGAGGCATCGGTCTCAGTGCTCGAGGAAGAACTCGGCATTCGCCAGCCAACGCTTTCACAACAGCTTGCGGAACTGCGCGCGGCAGGCATCATCGGAGGACGCCGCGATGGCAAGGCGATTGTCTATCGCGTTTCTGATCAGAGGGTTGAAACCATCGTTTATACGCTGCGGGATATGTTCTCCGGCCTCGACGACGTCACCGGCCGTTTCGGAATGGCAAAGCTGCCGGTCGATGAAGTAATGTTCGACTGA
- a CDS encoding TRAP transporter large permease: MAASEFHPAEQETTGDGLAARILRAIEGVLGVSAALVLAMLLFMVLVTVCMRYFFAAGFIGAEDLGIWLHVLLIALGAPLSLNSALAMRLDVFVNMLPERLRPVTQIAADVFTVLSGLILSFGGNEIMTMLGGISPTLGVPEWIRFGFLGVGGALILIVLLLQRIVEGKALPVLLSIAIGAAFYAGIPFVSVELDWPPSIFLGLIAAIGLVLAAPLPHAFLAAAYVVIAFGSSLPEPAIVSSTVTGISKFLLLAIPFFLLAGGLLTASGVANQLVRFAAAMVGHRRAGLAQTTLLTSVLFSGASGSSVANAAFGASTFQPELVRHGYPPAKAAAIIAATSVLDNVIPPSIAFLILATATNLSVGSLLVGGFFAGGLMAICLAVAIHLTVRDQAPLPRATSVQRWQSAIQAIPAFGLGVIVVVGIRIGIVTTTEAAALAAFYTFLLGIGARLGVLSLYAAFRQAAVEAAAIGLLIGTAGPFAFLLAVDDVSGLISHLTTVLGGSALAVILLSNVILLVVGLVLDIGAAILLFGPILLPAAVAAGIDPIHFGVIIVVNLMIHGLTPPLGMLIFVVSGVTRIPASALFKAVVPYLLALLVSLAVLCAWAIIF, from the coding sequence GTGGCAGCAAGCGAATTCCACCCCGCCGAACAGGAGACGACAGGTGACGGGCTTGCTGCCCGTATCCTGAGGGCGATCGAAGGCGTGCTCGGCGTGAGCGCCGCCCTTGTGCTCGCTATGCTGCTCTTCATGGTGCTGGTCACGGTCTGCATGCGCTATTTTTTCGCAGCCGGCTTTATTGGCGCGGAAGATCTCGGCATCTGGCTGCATGTGTTGTTGATCGCGCTCGGCGCACCGCTCAGTCTCAACAGCGCGCTTGCCATGCGTCTCGATGTCTTCGTCAACATGCTGCCAGAGCGGCTGCGCCCGGTAACGCAGATCGCAGCCGATGTCTTTACCGTGCTGTCCGGCTTGATCCTGAGTTTCGGGGGCAACGAGATCATGACCATGCTCGGTGGCATATCCCCGACGCTTGGCGTACCGGAATGGATCCGCTTCGGCTTTCTCGGCGTGGGCGGCGCGTTGATCCTCATCGTCCTTCTGCTGCAACGCATCGTCGAAGGAAAAGCGTTGCCGGTCCTCCTTTCCATCGCTATCGGTGCCGCATTCTATGCTGGCATTCCCTTCGTCTCCGTCGAACTCGACTGGCCGCCCAGCATCTTCCTCGGCCTGATCGCTGCTATAGGCCTCGTGCTCGCAGCACCCTTGCCGCATGCCTTCCTGGCGGCTGCCTATGTGGTGATCGCCTTCGGCAGCAGCCTACCGGAGCCGGCGATCGTGTCGTCGACCGTCACCGGCATCTCGAAATTCCTGCTGCTTGCCATCCCCTTCTTCCTGCTTGCCGGCGGTTTGCTGACGGCATCGGGCGTTGCCAACCAGTTGGTACGCTTTGCCGCCGCCATGGTCGGTCACCGCCGTGCCGGTCTCGCTCAAACGACGCTGCTCACCAGCGTGCTATTTTCCGGTGCCTCCGGCTCTTCAGTTGCCAATGCCGCCTTCGGTGCGTCCACCTTCCAGCCGGAGCTCGTCCGCCATGGTTATCCGCCGGCAAAGGCCGCAGCGATCATCGCAGCGACCTCGGTGCTGGACAATGTCATCCCGCCGTCGATCGCCTTCCTGATCCTGGCAACCGCCACCAATCTTTCGGTTGGCTCCCTGCTGGTCGGTGGCTTCTTCGCCGGTGGTCTGATGGCGATCTGCCTTGCGGTCGCCATCCATCTGACGGTCCGCGATCAGGCGCCGCTGCCGCGAGCCACGTCGGTGCAGCGCTGGCAGTCAGCTATCCAGGCAATCCCCGCCTTCGGTCTCGGTGTCATCGTCGTGGTCGGCATTCGCATCGGCATCGTGACGACGACGGAAGCCGCGGCCCTGGCGGCCTTCTACACCTTCCTGCTCGGCATCGGTGCGCGGCTTGGCGTCCTCTCGCTTTATGCCGCCTTCCGCCAGGCTGCCGTGGAAGCCGCGGCGATCGGCCTGCTGATCGGCACGGCCGGTCCATTCGCCTTCCTTCTGGCTGTCGATGATGTCTCGGGCCTGATCTCACACCTGACGACGGTGCTTGGCGGCAGTGCGCTCGCGGTGATCCTGCTGTCCAACGTCATCCTGCTGGTCGTTGGCCTCGTTCTCGACATCGGCGCTGCGATCCTGCTCTTCGGGCCGATCCTGCTGCCTGCCGCCGTCGCCGCAGGCATCGATCCCATTCATTTCGGCGTCATCATCGTCGTCAACCTGATGATCCACGGCCTGACACCGCCGCTCGGCATGCTGATCTTCGTCGTCAGCGGCGTGACCCGCATTCCAGCTTCCGCCCTCTTCAAGGCGGTTGTTCCCTATCTGCTTGCTCTTCTCGTTTCCCTCGCAGTCCTTTGCGCCTGGGCGATCATCTTCTAA
- a CDS encoding glutathione S-transferase N-terminal domain-containing protein, which produces MIDFYTWITPNGLKISIALEEFGLPYKAHAIDITKGDQFSADYVAINPGSKIPAIVDHETGITLAESGAILLYLAEKTGRFLPREGAARHHTIEWLMWQMGGFGPTLGHAHYFRTYNEGRAPFAEELFRKDTIRLYETLDARLEGRGYLVSDYSIADMAVWPWVSRFVRHKIDLSDFPNVRRWYLQLAARPQVKRGYEVPHFTAPVPLPPGV; this is translated from the coding sequence ATGATCGACTTCTATACCTGGATCACGCCGAACGGCCTGAAGATATCGATCGCGCTCGAGGAATTCGGCCTTCCCTATAAAGCCCACGCGATCGATATTACCAAAGGCGATCAGTTTTCCGCCGACTACGTGGCAATCAATCCAGGCAGCAAAATCCCAGCCATCGTCGACCACGAAACCGGTATCACACTCGCTGAATCCGGGGCCATCCTCCTCTATCTCGCCGAAAAGACGGGACGCTTCCTGCCGCGTGAAGGTGCAGCCCGCCATCATACGATCGAATGGCTAATGTGGCAGATGGGCGGCTTCGGGCCGACGCTCGGCCATGCCCATTATTTCCGGACCTACAATGAAGGCCGCGCACCCTTCGCCGAAGAGCTTTTCCGCAAAGATACGATAAGGCTCTATGAAACGCTCGACGCAAGACTTGAAGGCCGGGGATATCTTGTCAGCGACTATTCCATCGCCGACATGGCCGTCTGGCCCTGGGTTTCGCGTTTTGTGCGCCACAAGATCGACCTGAGCGACTTCCCGAACGTCCGCCGCTGGTATCTGCAGCTTGCGGCCCGGCCGCAGGTGAAGCGCGGCTACGAAGTACCGCATTTCACCGCCCCGGTTCCGCTTCCGCCAGGTGTCTGA
- a CDS encoding LLM class flavin-dependent oxidoreductase, with amino-acid sequence MNVFWYMCAPDGAYPWQPEGSRQVDYGYYKQLAQAYDHLGYTGALFATGAHDVWVLASALLSHTERLRFLVAIHPGLVAPTLLAKMAATFQEFAHGRLLINVVSGDAKMLGAYGMMLPHDERYDMADEYLQLWHRLFAGESITYQGKYFSTDGAKLALPVGESIAPPPLWFGGSSDKALDVAAKHVDTYLSWGETPEQINGKIEAVKARAAQYERELEYGIRLYVIVRDTDEKAWEAAADLYDRMDDAAIAANQRFVARSDSVGQQRMTALHGGLKPANLRDLEVAPNLWAGIGLVRPGPGTAIVGSPDTVLRTLEAYQKAGVETFILSGMPLLEEAYRFGEKVLPRLDVSREVSKARNYTWSTLFDRDLSTVKSA; translated from the coding sequence ATGAACGTCTTCTGGTATATGTGCGCGCCTGACGGCGCCTATCCATGGCAGCCGGAAGGCTCGCGTCAGGTCGATTACGGCTACTACAAGCAACTCGCCCAGGCTTACGATCATCTGGGTTACACTGGGGCACTCTTTGCGACCGGCGCCCATGACGTCTGGGTGCTGGCAAGCGCGCTGCTTTCCCATACCGAACGACTGCGTTTCCTCGTCGCCATCCATCCCGGTCTCGTCGCGCCGACATTGCTTGCCAAGATGGCGGCAACCTTCCAGGAGTTCGCGCACGGTCGCCTGTTGATCAATGTCGTTTCAGGCGACGCCAAGATGCTCGGCGCCTACGGCATGATGCTGCCGCATGACGAGCGTTACGACATGGCGGACGAATATCTGCAGCTCTGGCATCGCCTTTTTGCTGGCGAAAGCATCACCTATCAGGGCAAGTATTTCTCCACCGACGGCGCCAAACTCGCGCTGCCTGTCGGTGAAAGCATCGCCCCGCCGCCGCTCTGGTTCGGCGGCTCCTCCGACAAGGCGCTCGATGTCGCGGCAAAGCACGTCGATACCTATCTTTCCTGGGGTGAAACGCCGGAGCAGATCAACGGCAAGATCGAGGCGGTGAAGGCGCGTGCCGCCCAATACGAGCGCGAACTCGAATATGGCATCCGCCTTTATGTGATCGTGCGCGATACGGATGAAAAGGCGTGGGAAGCTGCCGCCGACCTTTACGACCGCATGGACGATGCGGCGATTGCCGCCAACCAGCGTTTTGTTGCCCGCAGTGATTCCGTCGGCCAGCAGCGAATGACGGCGCTGCATGGCGGCCTGAAGCCGGCCAACCTGCGCGATCTTGAAGTTGCTCCCAATCTCTGGGCCGGCATCGGCCTGGTACGACCCGGTCCCGGCACGGCAATCGTCGGCTCGCCCGATACGGTGCTGCGCACGCTGGAGGCATATCAGAAGGCGGGCGTCGAAACCTTCATTCTTTCCGGCATGCCGCTGCTTGAGGAAGCCTATCGTTTCGGCGAAAAGGTTCTGCCGCGTCTCGATGTCAGCAGGGAAGTGTCGAAGGCGCGCAACTACACCTGGTCGACGCTCTTCGATCGCGACCTTTCCACCGTCAAGAGCGCCTGA